The Tepidimicrobium xylanilyticum genome has a segment encoding these proteins:
- a CDS encoding DnaJ domain-containing protein, with protein sequence MEYKDYYKILGVNRNANQEEIKKAYRKLAKKYHPDLNPNDKEAQEKFKDINEAYEVLSDEEKRKRYDAFGSNFNFNHGQHFDPSQFGFGGFRNGKFTFTRGANKGFSDFFNMFFGDHNFGKDIFTRDTRQRYEAQINITIEEGYKGTTKPLSIRIGNETKSLSIKVPRGILPGKKIKIQGEKAGINGDILIKVNFIENEGLVLKGLDLYKKINLYPWDAALGTETIVEGIEDRFKIRIPENMEAGKKIRIPKKGYKDSNGNIGDLYVEINIINPPKLTEEQKRLYEELRRIQNNS encoded by the coding sequence ATGGAGTATAAGGACTACTATAAAATACTAGGTGTAAATAGAAATGCTAATCAAGAGGAAATAAAAAAGGCTTACAGAAAATTAGCAAAAAAATACCATCCCGATTTAAACCCGAATGATAAGGAAGCACAGGAAAAGTTTAAGGATATTAATGAAGCTTATGAAGTGCTAAGCGACGAGGAAAAAAGAAAGAGATATGATGCTTTTGGAAGTAACTTCAATTTCAACCATGGTCAGCATTTTGATCCATCACAATTTGGATTTGGAGGCTTTAGGAACGGTAAATTTACATTTACTAGGGGTGCTAATAAGGGATTTAGCGATTTTTTCAATATGTTCTTTGGAGACCATAATTTTGGGAAGGATATATTTACTAGGGATACAAGACAAAGGTATGAAGCTCAAATAAATATAACCATAGAGGAAGGTTATAAGGGAACTACTAAACCCTTATCCATTAGAATAGGAAATGAAACAAAATCCTTGTCGATAAAAGTACCAAGGGGAATATTGCCCGGGAAAAAAATAAAGATTCAAGGTGAAAAAGCTGGAATAAATGGCGATATACTAATAAAGGTGAATTTTATCGAAAATGAAGGACTAGTATTAAAGGGTTTAGACCTATATAAGAAGATAAATCTATATCCTTGGGATGCGGCTTTAGGCACGGAAACAATAGTTGAAGGTATAGAGGATAGATTTAAAATAAGAATTCCAGAGAATATGGAGGCTGGGAAAAAAATCAGAATACCTAAGAAGGGATATAAGGATTCTAATGGAAACATAGGGGATTTATATGTTGAAATAAATATAATAAATCCCCCTAAATTAACCGAAGAACAGAAAAGATTATATGAAGAATTACGACGGATTCAAAACAATAGTTAA
- a CDS encoding copper ion binding protein produces the protein MKKTMLVEGMSCNHCVMAVTNALKELEGVTDVQVDLDSKKVEVSGENLMDESLKEAVEEAGYDVVEIK, from the coding sequence ATGAAAAAAACTATGTTAGTAGAAGGTATGTCTTGTAACCATTGTGTAATGGCAGTTACCAATGCACTTAAGGAATTAGAAGGGGTAACTGATGTTCAGGTGGATTTAGATAGTAAAAAGGTGGAAGTTTCTGGAGAAAACCTAATGGATGAAAGTTTAAAGGAAGCAGTAGAAGAGGCAGGTTATGATGTAGTAGAAATTAAATAA
- a CDS encoding indolepyruvate oxidoreductase subunit beta, which translates to MSNSLLLVGVGGQGTILVSKILSQGLVKAQYDVKMSEIHGMSQRGGSVTTQIKFGEEVYSPAINKGEADLLVAFEKLEAARYIDHLKKRGTLIVNDEEIYPLSVLTGSVQYPEGILDKMVDKVENVKIIEARRISEELGEPRCQNIVILGAIVKELGLEDIDWIELIKENLPERVHEVNIKAFERGLSQ; encoded by the coding sequence ATGTCCAATAGTTTGCTATTAGTGGGAGTTGGAGGGCAAGGCACAATCCTCGTTTCAAAGATACTCTCTCAAGGTTTGGTAAAAGCTCAATACGATGTTAAAATGTCTGAAATTCATGGAATGTCGCAAAGAGGAGGCAGCGTAACTACGCAGATTAAATTTGGGGAAGAGGTCTATTCGCCTGCTATAAATAAAGGTGAAGCTGACCTATTGGTAGCTTTTGAAAAATTAGAAGCTGCTAGATATATAGACCACCTTAAAAAAAGAGGTACTTTAATAGTAAATGATGAAGAAATTTACCCTTTATCCGTATTAACAGGGAGTGTTCAATATCCTGAGGGTATTTTAGATAAGATGGTAGATAAGGTGGAAAATGTAAAAATAATTGAAGCAAGAAGGATCTCAGAAGAATTGGGAGAACCTAGATGCCAGAACATTGTAATATTAGGTGCTATTGTAAAAGAATTAGGTCTTGAGGATATAGATTGGATAGAATTGATAAAAGAAAATTTACCTGAAAGGGTTCATGAGGTCAACATAAAAGCTTTCGAAAGGGGATTAAGCCAATAA
- the iorA gene encoding indolepyruvate ferredoxin oxidoreductase subunit alpha, which produces MKKLLTGNEAIARGAYEAGCLIASAYPGTPSTEILENVSQYREIYSEWSTNEKVALEVGCGASIAGARALVAMKHVGLNVAADPLFTIAYEGVNGGLVIITADEPGMHSSQNEQDNRLYAAHAKVAMVEPADSQECKDFIKEAFEISERFDTPVLFRVTTRVCHSKGLVELKDRKEVGIKEYVKDLRKYIMVPANAKVKHVEIEKERLPKLQEYSNTTSLNRIEYNDKSIGIIANGISYYHAKEVFKDKASYLKIGFSYPLPDKLIREFAEQVDKLYVIEENEPYMENFIKAMGIDCIGKEVLPICGELSPEIIRKALLGEEERESYTLDMEIPARPPTLCAGCPHRGIFYEVSKYKDKIIATSDIGCYTLGMAPPLGVGDTVICMGAGISAGIGFDRVNKKANRNKKVFGFVGDSTFFHSGITGLIDGIYNGTNMVIVILDNRTTGMTGHQENPGTGRNILGEQAPMIDIESLVKAVGIKEENIRVTDPYNLKETREAVKDAYESEEPFVIITKRPCALIKEVQRARRGLYCEVDQEKCRKCKACLRIGCPAISFRDNVISVDRAQCNGCSICLQVCPFDAIELKGKAGDFHVQ; this is translated from the coding sequence ATGAAAAAGCTTTTAACAGGCAATGAAGCTATTGCAAGGGGAGCCTATGAGGCAGGTTGTTTAATAGCTAGCGCCTATCCAGGAACACCTAGTACTGAAATCCTAGAAAACGTTTCCCAATACAGGGAAATATACTCTGAATGGTCTACTAATGAGAAAGTAGCCCTAGAGGTAGGATGTGGTGCTTCTATTGCTGGTGCTAGGGCCTTGGTTGCTATGAAGCATGTGGGATTAAATGTAGCAGCAGACCCTTTATTTACAATAGCCTATGAAGGGGTAAATGGAGGGCTAGTAATAATTACTGCCGATGAACCAGGGATGCATAGTTCACAAAATGAACAGGATAATAGGCTATATGCTGCCCATGCAAAGGTGGCAATGGTAGAACCTGCTGATAGTCAGGAATGTAAGGATTTCATAAAGGAAGCTTTTGAAATCAGCGAAAGGTTTGATACACCCGTATTATTTAGGGTAACTACAAGAGTTTGCCATAGCAAGGGATTGGTAGAACTAAAAGATAGGAAAGAAGTAGGAATTAAGGAATACGTAAAGGATCTAAGAAAATATATTATGGTACCTGCTAATGCTAAAGTTAAGCATGTGGAAATAGAAAAAGAAAGGCTTCCAAAACTACAAGAATATTCAAATACAACGTCCTTAAACAGGATTGAATATAACGATAAAAGTATTGGAATTATTGCTAATGGTATATCTTATTATCATGCTAAGGAAGTATTTAAAGACAAGGCATCTTATTTAAAGATAGGTTTTAGCTACCCACTACCAGATAAATTGATTAGGGAATTTGCAGAACAAGTAGACAAACTATATGTAATAGAGGAAAATGAACCCTATATGGAAAACTTTATTAAGGCTATGGGCATTGATTGCATAGGAAAGGAAGTACTCCCTATCTGTGGAGAATTAAGCCCAGAAATTATAAGAAAGGCCCTACTAGGGGAAGAAGAAAGGGAAAGTTATACTCTAGATATGGAAATACCTGCAAGACCTCCAACTCTATGTGCTGGTTGTCCTCATAGAGGAATATTTTATGAAGTCAGCAAATATAAGGATAAAATAATTGCAACTAGCGATATAGGTTGCTATACACTGGGAATGGCTCCCCCCCTTGGGGTTGGAGATACTGTAATATGCATGGGGGCTGGAATATCTGCAGGTATTGGATTTGACAGGGTTAATAAAAAAGCCAATAGGAACAAAAAGGTTTTTGGTTTCGTAGGGGATTCTACTTTCTTCCATTCTGGAATTACTGGTTTAATCGATGGGATCTATAATGGAACTAATATGGTTATTGTAATATTGGATAATAGGACTACTGGAATGACAGGGCATCAGGAAAATCCTGGAACTGGAAGGAATATATTAGGAGAACAAGCACCCATGATAGATATTGAAAGTCTGGTTAAAGCTGTAGGGATTAAAGAAGAAAATATAAGAGTTACAGATCCATATAATTTAAAAGAGACAAGGGAAGCGGTAAAAGATGCTTATGAATCAGAAGAGCCTTTTGTAATAATTACAAAACGACCATGTGCATTAATTAAGGAGGTTCAAAGGGCAAGAAGAGGACTTTATTGTGAAGTTGACCAAGAAAAATGTAGGAAATGTAAAGCTTGTCTAAGGATTGGTTGTCCTGCTATATCTTTTAGGGATAATGTTATTAGTGTGGATAGAGCTCAATGTAATGGATGTAGTATCTGCCTTCAAGTTTGTCCTTTTGATGCTATAGAGTTAAAGGGGAAAGCAGGTGATTTTCATGTCCAATAG
- a CDS encoding heavy metal translocating P-type ATPase — protein sequence MAHKKVAIDVLGMTCAACSARLEKAISKLEGVINSSVNLLAQKATVEYDDEKMNIDTLVNTIEKTGYKVPIEKKILLIEGMTCAACSARVEKALSRLDGVIKANVNLSTNKAIIEYPSGAIEEEILVKAVEKAGYKAEVEREVDRDREKELREKEIKSLKRSFIISAILSIPLFSAMFFHMAGQENILTNGYFQLLLATPVQFIIGYRFYKGAYNSLRGGGANMDVLVSMGTSAAYFYSLYNVIKGVHEYYFEASAVIITLILLGKTFEAVAKGKTSEAIKKLMGLQPKTARVIRDGIEKDIPIEEVNIGDVIVVKPGERIPVDGIIIEGHSSIDESMITGESIPVDKKEGDKVIGATINKFGSFKFEAQRIGKDTVLAQIIKLVEDAQGSKAPVQRLADKISGIFVPVVVLIALVTFIGFYLVRGDFTTGLINAVAVLVIACPCALGLATPTAIMVGTGKGAENGILIKSGEHLERAHNMEAIVLDKTGTITKGEPEVTDIITFNSMQEDELLRVAATVEKASEHPLGQAIVRRGEEKLLMLTEPDSFMAIPGKGLKAALEGKEIYIGNRKLMSDAHIHIDEAEPELNRLEEEGKTAMMVGIDGQISGIIAVADRIKDSSKRAIEELKNMGLDVYMITGDNERTAKAIAKMVGIDNVLAEVLPENKAEMVERIKSQGKYVGMVGDGINDAPALAAADVGFAIGTGTDVAMEAADITLMRGDLMGIVTAIRLSHRTMKTIKQNLFWAFFYNSIGIPFAALGFLNPMIAGAAMAFSSVSVVTNSLRLRNFK from the coding sequence ATGGCCCATAAAAAGGTTGCTATAGATGTATTAGGCATGACCTGTGCAGCTTGTTCAGCTAGGTTGGAAAAGGCTATAAGCAAGTTGGAAGGAGTAATTAATTCTTCTGTAAATTTATTAGCTCAAAAAGCCACCGTAGAATACGATGATGAAAAAATGAATATAGATACTCTAGTAAATACTATAGAAAAAACAGGTTATAAGGTTCCTATAGAGAAAAAGATTTTATTAATAGAAGGTATGACCTGTGCAGCTTGTTCAGCCAGGGTAGAGAAGGCATTAAGTAGATTGGATGGTGTTATAAAGGCCAATGTAAATCTATCTACCAACAAAGCTATAATAGAATACCCTTCTGGAGCCATAGAAGAGGAGATACTAGTTAAAGCAGTTGAAAAGGCTGGCTATAAGGCAGAGGTGGAAAGAGAAGTAGATAGGGATAGGGAAAAGGAATTAAGGGAAAAGGAGATAAAGTCTCTTAAAAGGTCCTTCATAATATCAGCAATATTAAGCATTCCTCTCTTTTCAGCCATGTTCTTTCACATGGCAGGTCAGGAGAATATATTGACCAATGGGTATTTCCAATTGCTATTAGCGACCCCTGTCCAATTTATAATCGGATATAGGTTTTATAAAGGAGCTTATAATTCCCTAAGGGGCGGAGGAGCCAATATGGATGTATTGGTATCCATGGGAACTTCCGCAGCCTATTTTTATAGTTTATATAACGTTATAAAAGGAGTACATGAATACTACTTTGAAGCATCAGCAGTTATTATTACCTTAATCCTATTAGGAAAGACCTTTGAAGCAGTAGCCAAGGGGAAGACTTCAGAAGCTATAAAGAAGTTGATGGGATTACAGCCTAAAACTGCTCGAGTTATCAGGGATGGAATAGAAAAGGATATTCCAATAGAGGAGGTAAATATTGGGGACGTAATAGTAGTGAAGCCAGGGGAAAGAATTCCTGTAGATGGAATTATAATAGAAGGTCATTCTTCCATAGATGAATCCATGATAACGGGCGAAAGTATTCCTGTAGATAAAAAGGAAGGGGATAAGGTAATAGGAGCCACTATAAATAAATTCGGATCCTTTAAATTTGAAGCTCAAAGGATTGGAAAGGATACGGTTTTAGCTCAAATAATTAAACTTGTTGAGGACGCTCAAGGTTCTAAGGCACCAGTTCAAAGGCTGGCAGATAAAATATCTGGGATATTTGTTCCTGTAGTAGTGCTAATTGCTCTTGTAACTTTTATTGGTTTTTACTTGGTAAGAGGGGATTTTACAACTGGACTTATAAATGCTGTAGCGGTTTTAGTAATAGCCTGTCCCTGTGCATTAGGTTTAGCCACACCTACAGCTATAATGGTGGGTACTGGCAAAGGGGCTGAAAATGGAATACTCATTAAATCGGGGGAACATTTGGAGAGGGCTCATAATATGGAAGCTATAGTATTGGATAAGACTGGCACCATTACCAAGGGAGAACCGGAAGTTACAGATATAATAACCTTTAATTCCATGCAGGAAGATGAGTTATTAAGAGTTGCGGCCACAGTTGAGAAAGCATCCGAACATCCATTAGGTCAGGCAATAGTTAGAAGGGGAGAAGAAAAACTATTGATGTTAACGGAGCCAGATTCATTCATGGCTATACCAGGAAAAGGCCTAAAGGCTGCTTTAGAAGGAAAGGAAATATATATAGGAAATAGGAAGCTAATGTCAGATGCACATATCCATATAGATGAAGCAGAACCTGAACTTAACAGACTAGAGGAAGAAGGCAAAACTGCTATGATGGTGGGGATAGATGGACAAATCTCGGGAATAATAGCTGTAGCAGACAGAATAAAAGACAGCTCTAAAAGGGCCATAGAAGAGTTGAAGAATATGGGATTGGATGTATATATGATTACAGGAGATAATGAAAGGACTGCCAAAGCTATAGCCAAAATGGTAGGTATTGATAATGTATTAGCAGAAGTATTGCCAGAAAATAAAGCTGAAATGGTGGAAAGGATAAAATCTCAAGGGAAATATGTAGGAATGGTTGGAGATGGCATTAATGATGCACCTGCTTTAGCAGCAGCAGATGTGGGATTTGCCATAGGAACGGGAACAGATGTAGCTATGGAAGCAGCAGATATAACCCTTATGAGGGGGGACTTAATGGGGATTGTTACGGCAATAAGGCTTAGCCATAGAACTATGAAAACCATTAAACAAAACTTATTCTGGGCTTTCTTCTATAACTCTATAGGCATTCCCTTTGCAGCCTTAGGATTTTTGAACCCCATGATAGCAGGGGCAGCCATGGCCTTTAGTTCAGTATCAGTGGTAACCAACTCATTGAGGTTGAGAAATTTTAAATAA
- a CDS encoding nicotinate phosphoribosyltransferase, producing MTNLDWKDKKNLTMLADFYEFTMANGYFECGLKDQIAYFDMFFRAIPDNGGFAIMAGVEQLIEYLKNLRFSQEDIEYFRSKNMFSQEFLDYLKNFKFECDVWAIPEGTPIFPLEPIVIVRGPIIQAQIIETMVLLTINHQSLIATKANRIVRAAQGRPVMEFGSRRAQGYEGAILGARAAYIGGTAGTACTIVDRDFSIPALGTMAHSWIQMFPSELEAFKAYARIYPDNCVLLVDTYNVLKSGVPNAIKTFDEEIVPRGFRPKGIRIDSGDIAYLSKEARKMLDAAGYEDCPIVASSSLDEYVIKDLLDQGAKINSFGVGERLITAKSEPVFGGVYKLTAIEQDGHIIPKIKVSENVGKITTPGFKQLYRLYDKKTGKAIADVITLHDEEIDESKPYEIFHPLFTWKRKTLTNFRARKLLVQLFDKGKQVYQSPPIDEIRDYCREQIDTLWDEVLRFENPHEYFVDLSKPLWEIKYNLLKEYE from the coding sequence ATGACCAATTTGGATTGGAAGGATAAAAAAAATTTAACCATGTTAGCAGATTTTTATGAATTCACCATGGCCAATGGATATTTTGAATGCGGGCTAAAAGATCAAATTGCCTACTTCGATATGTTCTTTAGAGCCATCCCCGATAATGGCGGATTTGCCATAATGGCTGGAGTAGAACAGCTTATTGAATATTTAAAAAACCTCCGATTCTCTCAAGAAGATATTGAATACTTTAGGTCTAAAAACATGTTTAGCCAAGAGTTCTTAGATTATCTTAAGAATTTCAAATTTGAATGCGATGTATGGGCTATTCCTGAAGGCACCCCTATTTTCCCATTGGAGCCTATTGTTATCGTAAGAGGTCCCATAATACAAGCACAGATTATAGAAACAATGGTATTGTTAACTATCAACCATCAAAGTCTAATTGCAACAAAGGCCAATAGAATAGTGAGAGCTGCTCAAGGTCGGCCTGTAATGGAATTTGGATCTAGAAGAGCCCAAGGTTACGAAGGGGCTATACTCGGAGCAAGAGCAGCCTATATTGGAGGAACTGCAGGCACTGCTTGTACTATCGTAGACAGGGATTTCAGCATTCCAGCTTTAGGCACAATGGCACACAGCTGGATTCAAATGTTCCCATCCGAACTGGAAGCTTTTAAAGCCTATGCAAGAATATATCCAGATAATTGTGTTCTATTGGTAGACACTTACAATGTACTAAAATCGGGAGTTCCCAATGCAATTAAGACCTTTGATGAAGAAATAGTTCCAAGGGGCTTTAGACCTAAGGGCATTAGAATCGATAGTGGTGATATCGCATACTTATCTAAAGAGGCTCGTAAAATGTTAGATGCAGCAGGTTATGAGGATTGCCCAATTGTAGCATCTAGTAGTTTAGATGAATATGTAATTAAGGATTTATTAGACCAAGGAGCAAAGATCAACTCCTTTGGAGTAGGAGAAAGGCTAATTACTGCCAAATCTGAACCAGTATTTGGTGGAGTCTATAAGCTTACTGCCATCGAACAGGATGGACATATAATCCCTAAGATAAAGGTAAGCGAAAATGTAGGAAAAATTACTACTCCTGGATTTAAACAGCTTTATAGGTTATACGATAAGAAAACTGGAAAGGCAATTGCAGATGTAATAACTTTGCATGATGAGGAAATTGACGAAAGCAAACCTTATGAAATATTCCACCCACTATTTACTTGGAAGAGAAAGACCCTTACCAATTTCCGAGCCAGAAAGCTATTAGTCCAATTATTCGATAAAGGTAAACAGGTATATCAAAGTCCTCCAATTGATGAAATCAGAGACTATTGTAGGGAACAGATTGACACCCTTTGGGATGAAGTCCTTAGGTTTGAAAATCCTCATGAATATTTCGTAGACCTATCTAAGCCATTATGGGAAATTAAATACAACTTGTTAAAAGAATATGAATAA
- a CDS encoding metal-sensing transcriptional repressor — protein MNEGKKKAAMKLKTVKGQIDGIIKMIEEDRYCIDVSTQILSAIALLKKANIDVLDAHIRSCVKDAILQGEEEGQEKIEEIITVIDKYIK, from the coding sequence ATGAATGAAGGCAAAAAGAAAGCAGCAATGAAACTCAAAACTGTAAAAGGGCAAATAGATGGAATAATTAAGATGATAGAGGAGGATAGGTACTGTATAGATGTGTCTACCCAGATATTATCTGCCATAGCCCTATTAAAAAAGGCCAATATAGATGTATTAGATGCCCATATTAGGTCCTGTGTAAAGGATGCCATATTACAAGGAGAAGAGGAAGGTCAAGAGAAGATAGAGGAGATAATTACTGTGATAGATAAATATATAAAATAG
- the nagA gene encoding N-acetylglucosamine-6-phosphate deacetylase — translation MKILIKNANIVTPYEIKRSSSLVIEDGKIINICKGLCEDGSFDDIIDAEGNYLSPGFIDIHNHGNFGHDFMEATFEAFDIMADFHIKNGVTSFLATTITQKDSAIRRALISVGEYIESGSKDSKIKAQMLGIYLEGPYFAVEKKGAQPEEYIKTPDIGELKEFIDLSKNNIKIVALAPEIDGAKEAVRFLREKGITISAAHTVATYEEAKLGMDMGITLITHLYNGMRDFSHREPGIIGAALTDERVACELICDGIHLHVGAMELAVRMKGKDGIVLVSDAMMATGLEDGKYELGGQDVYVRDGAARLEDGTLAGSTLTLDRAVYNMVHLVGVSLEDAVRMASLNPARVIGVERTKGSIEIGKDADLIVFDRDINILMAIVKGKVRNCR, via the coding sequence GTGAAAATATTGATAAAAAATGCTAATATAGTTACTCCTTATGAGATTAAGAGGAGTAGTAGCCTAGTTATAGAAGATGGGAAGATCATTAATATATGTAAAGGCCTATGTGAAGATGGATCCTTTGACGATATTATAGATGCGGAAGGGAATTACCTATCCCCTGGCTTCATAGACATTCATAACCATGGAAATTTCGGTCATGATTTTATGGAAGCGACTTTTGAAGCCTTTGATATTATGGCGGATTTCCATATTAAAAATGGAGTGACTTCCTTTTTAGCCACCACCATAACCCAAAAGGATAGTGCTATTAGAAGGGCTTTAATAAGTGTTGGAGAATATATTGAATCTGGTAGTAAGGATTCTAAAATCAAGGCCCAGATGTTAGGAATATACTTGGAGGGGCCCTATTTTGCAGTAGAGAAAAAGGGAGCCCAGCCAGAGGAATATATTAAAACTCCAGATATAGGAGAGTTAAAGGAGTTTATAGACCTTTCCAAAAACAATATCAAAATAGTGGCTCTAGCTCCTGAAATAGATGGGGCAAAGGAGGCTGTTAGATTCTTAAGGGAAAAGGGAATAACTATATCAGCAGCTCATACCGTTGCAACCTATGAGGAAGCCAAATTAGGGATGGATATGGGAATAACTTTAATAACCCACCTATATAATGGGATGCGGGACTTTTCCCACAGGGAACCGGGAATAATTGGAGCAGCTTTGACTGATGAAAGAGTAGCTTGTGAGCTTATATGTGACGGAATCCACCTTCATGTAGGGGCTATGGAATTGGCAGTAAGGATGAAGGGGAAAGATGGCATAGTATTGGTATCGGATGCCATGATGGCTACAGGCTTAGAAGATGGAAAGTATGAGCTAGGAGGTCAGGATGTATACGTCAGGGATGGAGCAGCAAGGTTAGAAGATGGAACTTTGGCAGGTTCAACCCTTACCTTGGATAGGGCTGTATATAACATGGTCCATCTGGTTGGAGTTTCCCTTGAAGATGCAGTTAGGATGGCCAGCTTAAACCCTGCAAGGGTTATTGGGGTGGAAAGGACAAAGGGAAGCATTGAAATAGGAAAAGATGCAGATTTAATCGTTTTTGACCGAGATATAAACATTTTAATGGCTATAGTTAAGGGTAAAGTTAGAAACTGTAGATAA
- a CDS encoding helix-turn-helix domain-containing protein → MDKNVLDFKEIGSRIRTEREKLDLTREKFAEIVGLSSFYIGQIERGERKMSLETLAKISKALHMSTDYLLFGNNFSYDSTAQNISVLESADNSYDSNPKGDLQELLSILLRCSDKEVSLVNDLVKLILPHINK, encoded by the coding sequence ATGGATAAGAATGTGTTAGATTTTAAAGAAATAGGTTCAAGAATAAGAACGGAAAGAGAAAAGCTAGATTTGACAAGGGAAAAATTTGCAGAAATTGTAGGACTATCGTCCTTTTACATAGGGCAAATCGAAAGAGGAGAAAGGAAAATGAGCCTGGAAACTTTGGCTAAAATCTCCAAGGCTCTTCATATGTCCACAGATTATCTTCTCTTTGGCAATAATTTTAGTTATGATTCAACAGCTCAAAATATTTCCGTTTTAGAATCAGCCGATAATAGCTATGATTCCAATCCAAAGGGAGATTTACAAGAACTTTTATCCATTTTACTTCGATGTTCTGATAAGGAAGTATCCTTGGTCAATGACTTAGTAAAGCTGATTCTTCCCCACATCAACAAATGA
- a CDS encoding ABC1 kinase family protein yields the protein MENNYANKRFKEIISVALKHGFKNGIKDPKELRLALEELGPSFVKIGQILSTRPDILPIEYVNEFQKLQDNVRPQKFSIMKEIIEKELKFPIDEIFLDFNEVPIASASLSEVYLARLKSGEKVVVKVQRPFVKEKMLADIHILKKLSPFINFTTKEIVDVKKVIDELSQAAEKELNFIEEINNIIKFKENNRNIKFIRVPNVYREYCTSKVLVMDYISGIKIDNIDDLKKAGYDIEDIANKVIYNYFKQVFEDGFFHADPHPGNILISNGAISYIDFGLMGSLDLGLRKKLNELLEGVATKDLDLMVKSILKIGIIKSSIDLDKLYKDVDNLYNTYIDVPFHNYDIPQILDEILRVCKKNNITMPHNIVLLTKGVMTLQAVLAKINDELTIMEVALPYFKNRIIREKVKNLDLLEIITFLYTSFKSTLQLSSKVVDFINTGLEGRLKLGLEFKDVEENINELNKMVNRLIFAIIITGLLVSSSLVINANVGLKIYGISSIGIVGYLGAGLAGLLLLISIIKSGKL from the coding sequence ATGGAAAACAACTATGCTAATAAAAGGTTTAAAGAGATTATCTCTGTAGCATTAAAGCATGGATTTAAAAATGGAATAAAGGACCCTAAGGAACTAAGGCTAGCATTGGAAGAACTAGGACCTTCCTTTGTAAAAATAGGCCAAATATTGTCTACAAGGCCTGATATACTGCCTATTGAATATGTAAATGAGTTTCAAAAATTGCAGGATAATGTACGCCCTCAAAAATTCTCCATAATGAAAGAAATTATAGAAAAAGAATTGAAATTCCCTATAGATGAAATATTTTTAGACTTTAATGAAGTTCCTATTGCTTCTGCTTCCCTTTCCGAGGTGTATTTGGCTAGATTAAAAAGCGGTGAAAAAGTAGTAGTAAAGGTGCAAAGACCCTTTGTAAAAGAAAAGATGTTAGCTGACATACATATATTAAAGAAGTTATCCCCTTTCATCAATTTTACTACTAAGGAAATAGTAGATGTAAAAAAGGTAATAGATGAACTTAGTCAGGCCGCAGAAAAAGAATTAAACTTCATAGAAGAGATAAACAACATAATAAAGTTTAAAGAAAACAATAGGAATATAAAATTTATTCGTGTTCCTAATGTTTATAGGGAATACTGTACTTCAAAGGTCTTAGTTATGGATTATATATCTGGTATTAAAATCGACAACATAGATGATTTAAAAAAAGCAGGCTATGATATAGAAGATATAGCAAATAAGGTAATCTATAACTATTTCAAACAGGTATTTGAAGATGGTTTTTTTCACGCTGACCCCCATCCAGGAAATATATTAATTAGTAATGGTGCCATCAGCTATATTGATTTCGGTCTGATGGGAAGCCTAGATTTGGGTTTAAGGAAAAAATTGAATGAATTATTAGAAGGGGTTGCAACTAAGGATTTAGACCTTATGGTTAAATCCATTTTAAAAATAGGCATTATAAAAAGTTCCATAGATTTAGATAAGTTATATAAGGATGTAGATAACCTATATAATACCTACATAGATGTACCCTTTCACAACTATGATATACCGCAAATTTTGGATGAGATACTAAGGGTTTGTAAAAAGAATAATATAACCATGCCCCATAATATTGTGTTATTGACTAAAGGGGTAATGACCCTCCAAGCTGTATTAGCTAAAATAAATGATGAACTAACCATAATGGAAGTAGCACTCCCATATTTCAAGAACCGGATAATTAGAGAAAAGGTTAAAAACCTGGACTTGTTAGAAATAATCACTTTTCTATATACCTCATTTAAATCAACCCTCCAACTATCCTCCAAAGTTGTCGACTTCATAAATACAGGATTAGAAGGAAGGTTGAAGTTGGGCTTGGAATTTAAAGATGTAGAAGAAAATATTAATGAACTAAACAAAATGGTTAATAGGCTTATATTTGCCATAATAATTACGGGACTATTAGTAAGCTCTTCTTTAGTAATAAATGCAAATGTAGGTCTTAAAATATATGGAATTTCCTCCATAGGAATTGTAGGTTATCTAGGAGCAGGATTAGCTGGCCTATTATTATTAATTTCCATTATCAAGTCAGGAAAACTTTAA